The genomic stretch GCCATCAAAGTTGCGGTTACCAGACAGAACCGCTGTCGCGTACAGGTCACGGTCGATGATCTCTTGCTGGATTTTAGGATCCAACGCACCACTCATACCGTTACATGTAGTACATGCGTAACCGACGATACCAAAACCAAGCTTCTCTAATTCTGGTAATAAGCCTGCCTCTTCAAGGTACAAACGTGCAACCTTAGAACCCGGAGCAAAAGACGATTTCACCCAAGGTTTACGTACAAGGCCAAGTTCGTTGGCTTTCTTCGCGACAAGGCCTGCAGCAACCACGTTTCTTGGGTTACTGGTGTTTGTACATGATGTGATAGCAGCAATGATAACTGCACCATCTGGCAACTCGCCTTCTTTCTCTTCCCATGCACCGGAGATACCACGTTGTGCCAATTCAGAAGTTGGCAAACGGCGGTGCGGGTTTGAAGGACCTGCCATGTTACGGCTGACTGATGACAAATCGAACTCAAGTACGCGCTCGTAAACCGCTGTATCAAGATCGTCTGCCCAAAGGCCGGTTTGCCTTGCGTATTTCTCAACTAAGTCAACTTGCTGTTCGTCACGACCAGTCAGTTTTAGGTAGTTGATGGTCTGCTCATCGATGTAGAACATACCCGCGGTTGCACCGTATTCTGGTGTCATATTGGAGATGGTTGCACGATCACCAATAGTTAGGTCGCGAGCACCTTCACCAAAGAATTCAAGATAAGAAGAAACAACACGCTCATTACGTAAGAACTCGGTAATCGCCAGAACAATATCCGTTGCGGTAATACCCGGCTGACGTTTACCAGTCAGTTTCACACCCACGATGTCTGGTAGGCGCATCATTGACGGGCGGCCAAGCATCACGGTTTCAGCTTCCAGACCACCAACGCCAATTGCTATAACGCCAAGTGCATCGACATGAGGCGTATGACTATCGGTACCAACGCAAGTATCTGGATAAGCAATGCCCTGCTTCGCCTGTACAACCGGAGACATTTTCTCCAGGTTGATTTGGTGCATGATGCCGTTACCCGCAGGAATCACGCTGACGTTTTCAAAAGCCGTTTTACACCACTCTATAAAGTGGAATCGGTCTTCGTTGCGGCGCTCTTCAATCGCACGGTTTTTCTCGAATGCGTCTGGATCAAAACCTGCGTGTTCTACCGCAAGCGAGTGGTCAACGATAAGCTGAGTTTCAACCACTGGATTCACTTTAGACGGGTCACCGCCCTGATCGGCAATCGCATCACGTAAACCGGCTAAGTCAACAAGAGCTGTCTGACCTAGAATGTCATGACAAACAACACGTGCTGGATACCATGGAAAATCAAGATCACGTTTGCGTTCGATGAGCTGCTTCAGGCTGTCTGTTAATACGCTTGGATCGCAGCGGCGTACGAGCTGTTCGGCAAGAATGCGAGAGGTATACGGGAGCGTTTCATAGGCTCCAGGAGAGATAGAGTTTACGGCTTCGCGGGCATCAAAGTAATCAAGTTGAGTCCCCGGAAGCGACTTACGGAATTGGGTATTAATAGTTGTGCTCATGGTTTGCTTCCATTCAATCTGTACATCTTGGCCTTCTCCCCATCACTCTAGAAACGCTACTCTAGCAAAGCAGTTTGGAGAACTTGATTGGAGAACTTTTTGAGATGTAGTCGCTCTAGTAATGTTTGTGACGAGAAGTCCTCCTTCTTCTGCCAAGAGAGAGTGAAAACAGAAGAAGGAGGAGATAAACCAATCAAAGCATGTAATGACTTTGACTGGCTTTCGCGCTAGCGATTCTCAATAGGCACCCACTCTTGATGATCTGGACCTGTGTAATCTGCGCTTGGGCGAATAATGCGGTTGTTCGCGCGTTGCTCGTACACGTGTGCAGCCCAACCAGTTAAACGGCTCATCACGAAAATCGGTGTGAACAGCTTGGTCGGAATGTCCATAAAGTGGTACGCCGATGCATGGAAGAAGTCCGCATTACAGAACAGACCTTTTTCGCGCTTCATCACCGATTCAACACGCTCAGATACTGCGTATAAATGCGTGTCACCCACATGCTTCGACAATTCTTCAGACCAACGTTTGATCAGTGCGTTGCGAGGGTCGCTTTCTCGATAAATCGCATGACCAAAGCCCATGATCTTGTCTTTATTCGCCAGCATTTGCATGATGTTGGCTTCGGCTTCATCCGGCGTCTGCCAGTCTTCAATCATCTCCATCGCTGCTTCGTTTGCACCGCCGTGAAGAGGGCCACGAAGCGTACCGATTGCAGCCGTGATACAAGAATGGATGTCTGACAATGTTGATGCACAAACGCGTGCTGCGAAGGTTGATGCGTTAAACTCATGCTCTGCGTAAAGAATTAATGAACAGTGCATCACTTGCTTGTGTAGCGCTGATGGCTCTTTATCTGTAAGTAATCGCAAGAAATAACCGCCGATGCAGTCTTCGGTTTGATCTTCTGTGTCGATACGAACGCCATCGTGACTAAAACGGTACCAGTAACAGATGATGGCTGGGAACAAGGCTAACATGCGCTCTGTTGCTTGCAGTTGCTCATCAAAGCTCATTTCCTGCTCTAAGTTACCCAATACAGAACAACCTGTACGCATTACGTCCATTGGGTG from Vibrio parahaemolyticus encodes the following:
- the prpC gene encoding bifunctional 2-methylcitrate synthase/citrate synthase, whose protein sequence is MPQTVAKKAELGGAGLRGQSAGSTALCTVGKTGTGLTYRGYDITDLANNAQFEEVAHLLLRGHLPNQQELDAYKTHLLSLRGLPTELKQALELIPASVHPMDVMRTGCSVLGNLEQEMSFDEQLQATERMLALFPAIICYWYRFSHDGVRIDTEDQTEDCIGGYFLRLLTDKEPSALHKQVMHCSLILYAEHEFNASTFAARVCASTLSDIHSCITAAIGTLRGPLHGGANEAAMEMIEDWQTPDEAEANIMQMLANKDKIMGFGHAIYRESDPRNALIKRWSEELSKHVGDTHLYAVSERVESVMKREKGLFCNADFFHASAYHFMDIPTKLFTPIFVMSRLTGWAAHVYEQRANNRIIRPSADYTGPDHQEWVPIENR
- the acnD gene encoding Fe/S-dependent 2-methylisocitrate dehydratase AcnD; translated protein: MSTTINTQFRKSLPGTQLDYFDAREAVNSISPGAYETLPYTSRILAEQLVRRCDPSVLTDSLKQLIERKRDLDFPWYPARVVCHDILGQTALVDLAGLRDAIADQGGDPSKVNPVVETQLIVDHSLAVEHAGFDPDAFEKNRAIEERRNEDRFHFIEWCKTAFENVSVIPAGNGIMHQINLEKMSPVVQAKQGIAYPDTCVGTDSHTPHVDALGVIAIGVGGLEAETVMLGRPSMMRLPDIVGVKLTGKRQPGITATDIVLAITEFLRNERVVSSYLEFFGEGARDLTIGDRATISNMTPEYGATAGMFYIDEQTINYLKLTGRDEQQVDLVEKYARQTGLWADDLDTAVYERVLEFDLSSVSRNMAGPSNPHRRLPTSELAQRGISGAWEEKEGELPDGAVIIAAITSCTNTSNPRNVVAAGLVAKKANELGLVRKPWVKSSFAPGSKVARLYLEEAGLLPELEKLGFGIVGYACTTCNGMSGALDPKIQQEIIDRDLYATAVLSGNRNFDGRIHPYAKQAFLASPPLVVAYALAGTIRFDIERDALGTDQNGKPIYLNDLWPSDEEIDAVVGKHVKPEQFNQVYIQMFKLDDAEKSSNPLYDWRPMSTYIRRPPYWEGALAGERTLSGMRPLAVLGDNITTDHLSPSNAIMASSAAGEYLAKMGVPEEDFNSYATHRGDHLTAQRATFANPKLFNEMVKENGEVVQGSLARIEPEGQVVRMWEAIETYMNRKQPLIVVAGADYGQGSSRDWAAKGVRLAGVEAIVAEGFERIHRTNLVGMGVLPLQFKPGVNRNTLELDGTELYDVVGEIKPGADLALVITRSNGEKVDVPVTCRLDTADEVHVYNAGGVLQRFAQDFLAQ